The proteins below come from a single Beutenbergia cavernae DSM 12333 genomic window:
- a CDS encoding ABC transporter ATP-binding protein produces the protein MRVLPDEELPSPGDRGGVAYLFWLARRQWPTMLCGVAFDLVWLLGLAVTPWAVGRAIDDGILGGDYDALLRWAGLLLVVALVRAWAEAMRNRAGISNWNQAAFRSVQLLGHHLTRTGGAVNRTHAVGEVLAVQGDAFTLARAYFLLGGLTSAIASYVVVAVIVLRTSVPLGVFVLVGVPVFGALVSLVARPLHRAQQAQRKASGEMTEVAADAVAGLRVLRGIGGEPQFLERYRERSARTLRTGWAMARPVALLEGLQVLLGGILVVVLTWVGGVLVVRGDLQPGELVTFYGYAAFLLTPVNLVADNLMTVVPAVVGAGRLTGLLRTRSATHDVGTAAPPSPGAALADAGTGVEVPPRGLVGLVSSDLVEPRRLLERLARTDDAALATSPVRWGGVDTRDIPLRDVRARIMLVDSHPHLYAGTLRDAVDPFGRHTERQVLDAVDAASAHDVLDSRPDGIDGELLEGGRDLSGGQRQRVGLVRALLADPEVLLLDDPTSAVDAHTEDRIAAGLVTYRRADSATVVATTSPVVLSRADVVHWFDDGRVLTGTHTELSADAGYRRAVLRAQATSAVGDGDG, from the coding sequence GTGCGCGTGCTGCCCGACGAGGAGCTGCCGTCGCCCGGTGACCGGGGCGGCGTCGCGTACCTGTTCTGGCTGGCGCGCCGTCAGTGGCCGACCATGCTCTGCGGCGTCGCGTTCGACCTCGTGTGGCTGCTCGGCCTGGCGGTCACGCCGTGGGCCGTGGGGCGTGCGATCGACGACGGCATCCTCGGCGGCGACTACGACGCCCTCCTGCGCTGGGCCGGTCTGCTGCTGGTGGTCGCGCTCGTGCGCGCCTGGGCCGAGGCGATGCGCAACCGCGCCGGGATCTCCAACTGGAACCAGGCGGCGTTCCGGTCCGTGCAGCTTCTCGGGCACCACCTGACGCGCACGGGCGGGGCGGTGAACCGGACACACGCCGTGGGCGAGGTCCTCGCGGTGCAGGGCGACGCGTTCACGCTGGCCCGTGCCTACTTCCTGCTCGGCGGCCTGACGTCGGCGATCGCGAGCTACGTCGTCGTCGCCGTCATCGTCCTGCGGACCTCGGTGCCGCTCGGGGTCTTCGTGCTGGTCGGTGTGCCCGTGTTCGGCGCGCTCGTCTCGCTCGTGGCACGACCGCTGCACCGCGCCCAGCAGGCGCAGCGCAAGGCCAGCGGCGAGATGACGGAGGTGGCGGCCGACGCCGTCGCCGGCCTCCGCGTGCTGCGGGGCATCGGCGGCGAGCCGCAGTTCCTCGAGCGGTACCGCGAGCGGTCGGCGCGCACGCTCCGCACCGGATGGGCCATGGCTCGCCCCGTCGCGCTGCTCGAGGGCCTCCAGGTGCTGCTCGGCGGGATCCTCGTGGTCGTCCTGACCTGGGTCGGGGGCGTGCTCGTGGTGCGGGGCGACCTGCAGCCCGGCGAGCTCGTCACGTTCTACGGGTACGCCGCGTTCCTCCTGACTCCCGTGAACCTGGTCGCGGACAACCTCATGACGGTCGTGCCCGCCGTCGTCGGCGCCGGCCGACTCACCGGCCTCCTGCGCACCCGCAGCGCGACCCACGACGTCGGGACGGCGGCGCCGCCGTCGCCGGGAGCCGCCCTCGCGGACGCCGGAACGGGCGTGGAGGTGCCGCCGCGCGGCCTGGTCGGGCTCGTCTCCTCCGACCTCGTCGAGCCGCGGCGCCTGCTCGAGCGGCTCGCGCGCACCGACGATGCGGCGCTCGCGACCAGTCCCGTGCGGTGGGGCGGCGTCGACACCCGCGACATCCCGCTCCGCGACGTCCGCGCCCGCATCATGCTCGTCGACAGCCACCCGCACCTGTACGCCGGCACGCTCCGCGACGCCGTCGACCCGTTCGGGCGGCACACCGAGCGGCAGGTGCTCGACGCCGTCGACGCCGCCTCGGCGCACGACGTGCTCGACTCCCGCCCCGACGGGATCGACGGCGAGCTCCTGGAGGGCGGCCGGGACCTCTCGGGCGGCCAGCGGCAGCGGGTCGGCCTCGTGCGCGCCCTGCTCGCCGACCCCGAGGTGCTCCTGCTCGACGACCCGACCTCCGCCGTCGACGCGCACACCGAGGACCGCATCGCTGCCGGCCTGGTGACGTACCGCCGCGCGGACTCAGCGACGGTCGTCGCCACCACCAGCCCCGTGGTGCTGAGCCGGGCCGACGTCGTCCACTGGTTCGACGACGGCCGCGTGCTCACCGGAACGCACACCGAGCTCAGTGCGGACGCCGGGTACCGGCGCGCCGTGCTGCGCGCCCAGGCCACGAGCGCGGTGGGCGACGGCGATGGCTGA
- a CDS encoding DUF2809 domain-containing protein: protein MGDPGETSAALPGPGRRRAALVLAGAVVVGLAIQLVRDLPGSDVAGTLAYGVAAVGLAGVLWPRRGALLPGVVGTGAATAVELAQLTGIPAALAAHVPAVSLLLGRSFDPVDVITLVAGGAVATVALASRSHAHLPGSGPNARSEA from the coding sequence GTGGGCGATCCAGGAGAGACCAGTGCGGCGCTGCCGGGACCGGGTCGGCGGCGGGCGGCGCTCGTGCTGGCGGGCGCCGTCGTCGTCGGCCTCGCGATCCAGCTCGTCCGAGACCTGCCGGGGAGCGATGTCGCCGGCACCCTCGCCTACGGCGTCGCGGCCGTCGGCCTCGCGGGGGTGCTGTGGCCGCGCCGCGGTGCCCTGCTGCCGGGCGTGGTCGGCACCGGCGCCGCGACCGCCGTCGAGCTCGCCCAGCTCACGGGGATCCCGGCCGCGCTCGCGGCACACGTGCCCGCCGTGTCGCTCCTCCTCGGGCGGAGCTTCGACCCCGTCGACGTGATCACGCTCGTCGCCGGCGGCGCCGTCGCGACGGTGGCGCTGGCGAGCCGGTCACACGCCCACCTGCCCGGCTCCGGCCCCAACGCGAGATCCGAGGCCTGA
- a CDS encoding FBP domain-containing protein: protein MNPLTEKQIRDSFVNASRREVANAVLPDLGALRWDRLDYLGWRDRKAALVAYVVLELDGAPVGVRLRAADPGAGRVRRRAVCAWCEDIVVTDDVTLYVARRGGAAGRRGDTIGTLICTEFRCSQNVRRPPTSAEAGSNVEAVRVEMVERRTAHLREASTRFAREVLRTA from the coding sequence ATGAACCCCCTGACCGAGAAGCAGATCCGCGACTCCTTCGTGAACGCCTCACGCCGCGAGGTCGCCAACGCCGTCCTCCCCGACCTCGGCGCGCTGCGCTGGGACCGCCTCGACTACCTCGGGTGGCGCGACCGCAAGGCGGCGCTCGTCGCCTACGTCGTGCTCGAGCTCGACGGCGCACCGGTCGGGGTCCGGCTCCGCGCCGCCGACCCAGGCGCCGGGCGCGTCCGCCGCCGCGCCGTGTGTGCCTGGTGCGAGGACATCGTGGTGACCGACGACGTCACGCTGTACGTCGCGCGCCGGGGCGGAGCCGCGGGACGACGCGGCGACACGATCGGCACGCTCATCTGCACCGAGTTCCGGTGCTCGCAGAACGTGCGCCGACCGCCGACGAGCGCCGAGGCGGGTTCGAACGTGGAGGCCGTCCGCGTGGAGATGGTCGAGCGGCGGACCGCGCACCTGCGGGAGGCGTCCACCAGGTTCGCGCGCGAGGTCCTGCGCACGGCGTGA
- a CDS encoding aldehyde dehydrogenase family protein, producing the protein MTTGALESLTAGTLVPFGGDRFTVVDDALAAAFAPGDALHVDPATGQLLHVPGEVRRVVTEQVDAAVAAFETVRAAPRSRLRTFFTAFADALADDAVWSGIEAANAADVERAHDAGRSTTRLAVTPRMREDMVAGLREWDAILGGGGAGADDAGIAASGDDDGGAPLGGDVQLVRHDGWEVEVVPAPLGVVAFVFEGRPNVFADAAGVLATGNTAVLRIGGDALGTAEAIRDGALRPALAAAGLPEGAVSLLPVRDRSAGWALFSDARLALAVARGSGPAVTQLSGVARSAGVPVSAHGTGGAWLVADATADVERFAGAVRHSLDRKVCNTLNVAAVVAERAAELVPVLLAAADEAAAARSGTARVHVVAGSERWLPAGELDRRIEVHRADGVHTEPRASLLPEAELGTEWEWEDTPELTLVVVDDVADAVALFNRHSPHFVASLISSDAAAHADFRDAVDAPFVGDGFTRWVDGQYALAQPELGLSNWEHGRLLARAGILTGADLTTRRVFAHHDSAHQHR; encoded by the coding sequence ATGACCACCGGCGCCCTCGAGTCCCTGACCGCGGGCACCCTCGTGCCGTTCGGCGGAGACCGCTTCACCGTCGTCGACGACGCCCTCGCCGCGGCGTTCGCCCCCGGCGACGCCCTCCACGTCGATCCCGCCACGGGCCAGCTCCTGCACGTCCCGGGCGAGGTGCGGCGCGTCGTCACGGAGCAGGTCGACGCCGCCGTCGCCGCGTTCGAGACGGTGCGCGCCGCCCCCCGCTCCCGGCTGCGGACCTTCTTCACGGCGTTCGCCGACGCCCTCGCCGACGACGCCGTCTGGTCCGGCATCGAGGCCGCCAACGCGGCCGACGTCGAGCGCGCCCACGACGCCGGCCGCAGCACCACCCGCCTCGCCGTCACCCCCCGCATGCGCGAGGACATGGTCGCCGGGCTGCGCGAGTGGGACGCGATCCTCGGGGGCGGCGGCGCCGGCGCAGACGACGCCGGTATCGCGGCATCCGGGGACGACGACGGCGGTGCGCCGCTCGGCGGCGACGTGCAGCTCGTGCGCCACGACGGCTGGGAGGTCGAGGTCGTGCCGGCGCCGCTCGGCGTCGTCGCGTTCGTGTTCGAGGGGCGGCCGAACGTCTTCGCCGACGCCGCGGGTGTGCTCGCCACCGGGAACACCGCCGTCCTGCGCATCGGCGGCGACGCTCTCGGCACCGCCGAGGCGATCCGCGACGGCGCTCTGCGTCCCGCGCTCGCGGCGGCCGGGCTGCCCGAGGGCGCCGTCAGCCTCCTCCCCGTGCGTGACCGCTCCGCCGGTTGGGCCCTCTTCTCCGACGCCCGGCTCGCCCTCGCCGTCGCGCGTGGGTCCGGTCCGGCCGTGACCCAGCTGAGCGGAGTCGCACGCTCCGCCGGCGTGCCGGTCAGCGCGCACGGCACGGGCGGCGCCTGGCTCGTGGCCGACGCCACGGCTGACGTCGAGCGGTTCGCCGGCGCCGTCCGGCACTCCCTGGATCGCAAGGTGTGCAACACGCTCAACGTGGCGGCCGTCGTCGCCGAGCGGGCGGCCGAGCTCGTGCCCGTGCTGCTCGCCGCCGCCGACGAGGCCGCTGCCGCACGTTCCGGCACGGCCCGCGTGCACGTCGTCGCGGGCAGCGAGCGCTGGCTCCCCGCGGGCGAGCTCGACCGCCGCATCGAGGTGCACCGCGCCGACGGCGTGCACACCGAGCCCCGCGCGAGCCTGCTGCCCGAGGCGGAGCTCGGCACCGAGTGGGAGTGGGAGGACACGCCGGAGCTGACGCTCGTCGTCGTCGACGACGTGGCCGACGCCGTCGCCCTCTTCAACCGCCACAGCCCGCACTTCGTCGCGTCGCTCATCAGCTCCGACGCCGCCGCCCACGCGGACTTCCGGGACGCCGTCGACGCCCCGTTCGTCGGCGACGGCTTCACGCGCTGGGTGGACGGGCAGTACGCCCTCGCGCAGCCGGAGCTGGGGCTCTCGAACTGGGAGCACGGGCGGCTCCTCGCGCGCGCCGGGATCCTCACGGGCGCCGACCTCACGACCCGCCGCGTCTTCGCCCACCACGACTCCGCGCACCAGCACCGCTGA
- a CDS encoding ATP-binding protein, with amino-acid sequence MWLMVGLPGAGKTTRARALEREHAALRLTPDEWAMALLGTLQIGDLRDTLEGFLLDLAVPALTAGTNVVVDFGLWGRDERSALRWIAQQCGSPCVVEYRPVGAAEQRERVGARVRSDPSQELLTDAELDAGRAVFEEPDGAELDGGAVPPPPEGYESWGRWAAVRWPGLRVVGTHA; translated from the coding sequence ATGTGGCTGATGGTGGGCTTGCCGGGCGCGGGGAAGACGACCCGGGCGCGGGCGCTCGAACGCGAGCACGCCGCCCTGAGGCTGACCCCGGACGAGTGGGCGATGGCGCTGCTCGGCACGCTGCAGATCGGCGACCTGCGCGACACCCTCGAGGGCTTCCTGCTGGACCTCGCGGTGCCGGCGCTGACGGCGGGGACGAACGTCGTCGTGGACTTCGGGCTGTGGGGACGCGACGAGCGCAGCGCCCTGCGCTGGATCGCCCAGCAGTGCGGGAGCCCGTGCGTCGTCGAGTACCGCCCGGTGGGCGCCGCGGAGCAGCGCGAGCGGGTCGGCGCGCGGGTGCGGAGCGACCCGTCGCAGGAGCTGCTGACCGACGCGGAGCTCGACGCCGGCCGCGCTGTGTTCGAGGAGCCGGACGGGGCGGAGCTCGACGGCGGGGCGGTGCCGCCGCCGCCCGAGGGGTACGAGAGCTGGGGGCGGTGGGCGGCGGTGCGGTGGCCCGGACTGCGCGTTGTCGGTACCCACGCGTAG
- a CDS encoding DinB family protein, giving the protein MVRFTADDDLVDAEFFRADLHGAVFRDANLAGIRVRGSFLAGADIDGMIGGLTVWGVEVAPLVMAELDRRHPERAVFSATTPEELRSGWAALEAMWETTLERVGAMPPGTPERSVDGEFSFAQTLRHLVLSIDGWLRYAILKDESPFNRLGVLFWEAQGHEEEFGLVAKDAPVSFDEVLEARAGRVAMVREFLARVTPEELARVCGSAMWDDAPNADTMTVLDCLRVIFDEEWNHHRYAVRDLDLIAAGSGDGGPAG; this is encoded by the coding sequence ATGGTGCGCTTCACCGCCGACGACGACCTGGTGGATGCGGAGTTCTTCCGCGCGGATCTCCACGGCGCGGTGTTCCGCGACGCGAATCTCGCCGGGATCAGGGTGCGTGGCTCGTTCCTCGCGGGGGCGGACATCGACGGGATGATCGGTGGCCTCACGGTCTGGGGTGTCGAGGTCGCGCCGCTCGTCATGGCGGAGCTCGACCGGCGCCACCCGGAGCGTGCCGTGTTCTCGGCGACGACGCCGGAGGAGCTCCGATCCGGGTGGGCGGCGCTCGAGGCGATGTGGGAGACGACGCTCGAGCGGGTCGGAGCGATGCCGCCCGGGACGCCGGAGAGGTCCGTCGACGGCGAGTTCTCGTTCGCGCAGACGCTCCGCCACCTGGTGCTGTCCATCGACGGCTGGCTCCGGTACGCGATCCTCAAGGACGAGTCGCCGTTCAACCGGCTGGGGGTGCTGTTCTGGGAGGCCCAGGGCCATGAGGAGGAGTTCGGGCTCGTGGCGAAGGATGCGCCCGTCTCGTTCGACGAGGTGCTCGAGGCGCGGGCGGGGCGCGTGGCGATGGTGCGCGAGTTCCTCGCCCGGGTCACCCCGGAGGAGCTCGCCCGCGTGTGCGGGTCGGCGATGTGGGACGACGCTCCCAACGCCGACACCATGACGGTGCTCGACTGCCTCCGGGTCATCTTCGACGAGGAGTGGAACCACCACCGGTACGCCGTGCGCGACCTCGACCTCATCGCCGCCGGCTCCGGGGACGGAGGCCCTGCCGGCTAG
- a CDS encoding DUF4349 domain-containing protein, with translation MTQGHRVVRGVGGAVVAIFLGAILLVGCSGGGGSSGDDGIEGADGGGDMGANEGAGAEEAAADREAPAQDTDGEVRQVITTAMASVLVEDPAAAADELADTAEGAGGRVERRSEQAGDDVAAVSPSASVTVRVPSDDLTTVIDSLDDLGEVRDLNQESTDVTEAAQDLDARIAALETSTDRLLEIMAGAEDSSDLLAAESALSERQAELESLQSERDYLADQVAMSTLDVTFVAESEPTIEPSGFTGGIANGWRALVSFVGVVLAVTGALLPWLLVIGVPAALVTWVVRRRRGRVAVAPGGSSVVPKDDGGA, from the coding sequence ATGACTCAGGGGCACAGGGTGGTGCGAGGCGTCGGCGGCGCGGTGGTCGCGATCTTCCTCGGGGCGATCCTGCTGGTGGGGTGCAGCGGTGGTGGCGGCAGCTCGGGCGACGACGGCATCGAGGGCGCCGACGGCGGCGGCGACATGGGCGCGAACGAAGGGGCCGGGGCCGAGGAAGCCGCAGCGGATCGCGAGGCGCCGGCGCAGGACACCGACGGCGAGGTGCGGCAGGTCATCACCACGGCGATGGCGTCCGTGCTGGTCGAGGACCCGGCGGCGGCGGCGGACGAGCTCGCCGACACGGCGGAGGGCGCCGGCGGTCGGGTGGAGCGCCGGAGCGAACAGGCCGGCGACGACGTCGCGGCGGTCTCGCCGTCGGCGAGCGTGACGGTCCGGGTCCCCTCCGACGACCTGACCACGGTCATCGACTCGCTCGACGACCTCGGTGAGGTGCGCGACCTCAACCAGGAGAGCACCGACGTCACCGAAGCGGCACAGGACCTGGACGCGCGCATCGCCGCGCTCGAGACGTCCACGGACAGGCTGCTCGAGATCATGGCCGGTGCCGAGGACTCGTCGGACCTGCTGGCGGCCGAGTCGGCGCTCAGCGAGCGGCAGGCGGAGCTGGAGTCGCTGCAGTCGGAGCGGGACTACCTGGCCGACCAGGTGGCGATGTCGACGCTGGACGTCACGTTCGTCGCGGAGTCCGAGCCGACCATCGAGCCGAGCGGCTTCACCGGGGGCATCGCGAACGGGTGGCGTGCCCTGGTGTCGTTCGTGGGTGTGGTGCTCGCGGTGACGGGCGCGCTGCTCCCGTGGCTCCTGGTGATCGGGGTGCCGGCTGCTCTCGTCACCTGGGTCGTCCGACGTCGTCGGGGCCGGGTCGCTGTCGCTCCCGGTGGCTCTTCGGTCGTTCCGAAGGACGACGGCGGCGCCTGA
- a CDS encoding nucleotidyltransferase domain-containing protein has product MFTVAERVRVRESLVEAARADPLVTAAALTGSAARDAEDAWSDIDLALRIDGAADPMEVAAAWTARMYADHDAVHHLDVWAGATLFRVFLLRSSLQVDIAFWADGDFGAKGPSWRLLFGTAGPPVDPRPADPESLVGTGWLYALHARASIARGRVIQAAYMLDGVRDQVVSLACARLDLPFVQARGADDLPAELRAAVADTMPRSIERPELERAFAVVARLLLDEAAHVDELLAERLAEPAGSSQGSNDGPRPTLRLTRGDLLAAYWRRGGSGGRW; this is encoded by the coding sequence ATGTTCACTGTCGCCGAGCGGGTGAGGGTGCGGGAGTCGCTGGTCGAGGCGGCGCGGGCCGATCCCCTGGTGACGGCTGCCGCGCTCACGGGTTCGGCGGCGCGGGACGCCGAGGACGCCTGGTCCGACATCGACCTCGCCCTGCGGATCGACGGCGCCGCCGATCCGATGGAGGTCGCCGCCGCGTGGACCGCTCGGATGTACGCCGACCACGACGCCGTTCATCATCTCGATGTCTGGGCGGGCGCCACCCTGTTCCGGGTGTTCCTCCTGCGCAGCTCCCTGCAGGTGGACATCGCGTTCTGGGCGGACGGCGACTTCGGCGCGAAGGGGCCGAGCTGGCGCCTGCTCTTCGGCACGGCCGGGCCGCCGGTCGACCCGCGCCCGGCGGACCCGGAGTCCCTCGTCGGAACGGGCTGGCTCTACGCGTTGCACGCCCGCGCGAGCATCGCCCGCGGACGGGTGATTCAGGCGGCGTACATGCTCGACGGCGTCCGCGACCAGGTCGTGTCGCTCGCCTGCGCGCGGCTTGATTTGCCGTTCGTCCAGGCCCGCGGGGCGGACGATCTGCCCGCCGAGCTGCGCGCCGCCGTCGCCGACACGATGCCGCGCTCGATCGAGCGTCCCGAGCTCGAGCGAGCGTTCGCCGTCGTCGCGCGACTCCTTCTGGACGAGGCGGCGCACGTGGACGAGCTTCTCGCCGAGCGCCTGGCCGAGCCGGCGGGATCCTCGCAGGGCTCGAATGACGGGCCGCGTCCGACGCTGCGACTGACCCGCGGCGACCTTCTGGCGGCCTACTGGCGCCGCGGTGGCAGCGGAGGCCGGTGGTAG
- a CDS encoding HNH endonuclease signature motif containing protein, with protein MAEIDDPRGAARERVVPDAGAGGGLQATLGRAQSSVACAAELIASSGGGLAAALAAAAAVEDLARALGHVQLVAAHAVAEAHEREVEGGASFALGVEDGPLTFGADARLGAGTGAEASQSVTSAHRRDCTDTGATGRATSVPDLACGWSEPGTRGRSRRRRPAYRSAADALRVGLRLSGAEARRRVAAAADLLPRVTITGAELPVRFPGVAGLVAEGSGDPDAVRHILRGMRQVDRAIRAAARGTGTAAVSEQSPASTNADDTADRDPDPDAEIAEVEAILTDAARQLDADDVHRLVDRCVHLVDQDGPAPSEAELSARQGVFFDGRRHGLTQIRILTDDVGRELLETVFATGTNPRGGALPGTGVAQADDGGSAAGSAGAASKVPDGARSSSSSVGADSEALDGVGSAAGSAALGDVVAGGSGDADGSAGAADSAAAAVAANEPSGKSARTVAIATERPEPDRRPVARRRLDALFAACGAALRSADLPETGGLPTQVMVTVDLDVLRSGLGSAQLPYTGPVPVHAVRRLACDAGITPIVLSSSGAVLDVGRTKRLFRTHVRKALIARDGGCAFPGCHIPATWCEGHHVVPWWNDGATSLDNAVLLCPYHHHLVHEGHWSIVMRSGLPWFRRPDAGTGRGSGRGGPLRNAYHRPPLPPRRQ; from the coding sequence ATGGCCGAGATCGACGACCCCCGAGGCGCCGCGCGGGAACGCGTGGTGCCGGATGCGGGTGCCGGCGGGGGCCTGCAGGCAACGCTCGGAAGGGCGCAGTCGTCCGTCGCGTGCGCGGCAGAACTGATCGCATCGTCCGGTGGTGGCTTGGCGGCTGCGCTCGCTGCTGCGGCTGCCGTCGAGGACCTCGCCCGCGCACTCGGGCACGTGCAGCTCGTGGCGGCGCACGCCGTTGCCGAGGCGCACGAGCGTGAGGTCGAGGGCGGGGCGAGCTTTGCGCTCGGCGTGGAGGACGGTCCGCTCACGTTCGGAGCGGACGCCCGGCTCGGCGCCGGAACGGGAGCCGAGGCGTCACAGAGCGTCACGAGTGCTCACCGCCGCGACTGCACTGACACGGGCGCCACCGGGCGCGCGACGAGCGTGCCGGACCTCGCGTGCGGGTGGTCGGAGCCCGGCACGAGAGGTCGTTCGCGACGGCGTCGCCCGGCGTATCGGTCGGCGGCCGACGCCCTGCGAGTCGGCCTGCGGCTCTCAGGTGCAGAAGCGCGCCGTCGGGTGGCTGCCGCCGCGGATCTGCTCCCACGCGTCACCATCACTGGCGCTGAGCTGCCGGTGCGGTTCCCTGGCGTCGCTGGACTCGTCGCCGAGGGCAGCGGCGACCCCGACGCCGTCCGGCACATCCTGCGCGGCATGCGCCAGGTCGACCGGGCGATCCGGGCCGCAGCTCGCGGCACCGGCACCGCGGCCGTGTCCGAGCAAAGCCCCGCGAGCACGAACGCCGACGACACGGCAGACCGGGATCCGGATCCGGATGCGGAGATCGCCGAGGTCGAGGCGATCCTCACCGATGCTGCACGGCAGCTCGATGCCGACGACGTCCACCGCCTCGTCGATCGCTGCGTCCACCTGGTCGACCAGGACGGTCCCGCGCCGTCGGAGGCCGAGCTGTCAGCACGCCAAGGCGTCTTCTTCGACGGACGCCGGCACGGACTCACGCAGATCCGCATCCTCACCGACGACGTCGGCCGGGAGCTCCTCGAGACCGTCTTCGCCACGGGCACGAACCCGCGCGGCGGGGCGCTGCCAGGCACCGGCGTCGCACAGGCCGACGACGGCGGGTCGGCTGCAGGTTCGGCCGGTGCGGCATCCAAGGTGCCCGACGGTGCCAGGTCATCGTCCAGTTCGGTCGGGGCTGATTCCGAGGCGCTCGACGGCGTGGGGTCAGCTGCGGGGTCGGCAGCCCTGGGCGACGTCGTGGCCGGAGGTAGCGGCGACGCCGACGGGTCAGCGGGAGCCGCCGACTCCGCGGCCGCGGCCGTGGCGGCGAACGAGCCGAGTGGTAAGTCGGCGCGAACGGTGGCGATCGCGACGGAGCGGCCCGAGCCGGACCGCCGTCCCGTCGCCCGACGGCGCCTCGATGCACTCTTCGCCGCGTGCGGTGCCGCGCTCCGGTCGGCGGACCTCCCCGAGACGGGCGGGCTCCCCACCCAGGTCATGGTCACCGTCGATCTCGACGTGCTCCGGTCCGGACTCGGGTCGGCTCAGCTGCCGTACACCGGCCCGGTTCCGGTGCACGCGGTGCGCCGCCTCGCATGCGACGCCGGAATCACGCCGATCGTGCTCAGTTCGAGCGGCGCCGTCCTCGACGTCGGCCGTACGAAGCGGCTGTTCCGCACCCACGTGCGCAAGGCACTGATCGCCAGGGACGGCGGCTGCGCGTTCCCCGGCTGTCACATCCCCGCCACCTGGTGCGAAGGGCATCACGTCGTCCCGTGGTGGAACGACGGCGCGACGAGCCTCGACAACGCCGTCCTGCTCTGTCCGTACCACCACCACCTCGTCCACGAGGGCCACTGGAGCATCGTCATGCGCTCCGGCCTGCCGTGGTTCCGGCGGCCCGACGCCGGAACGGGCCGCGGATCCGGGCGCGGCGGGCCGCTGCGCAACGCCTACCACCGGCCTCCGCTGCCACCGCGGCGCCAGTAG
- a CDS encoding 1-acyl-sn-glycerol-3-phosphate acyltransferase, translated as MRIRRAIARAFWAVSRWRLRTEGPPTGPSILLGVPHTSNWDFVLMLAIAWEAGIHVRWLGKSSLFRGPAGPVMRALGGIPVDRGDPSRVVRDVVARVHAGETFSLVVTPEGTRGAGTYWKSGFYRIARETGLPVTLGYVDRTTMTSGLGPTIVLTGDVRADMDVIRAFYADKSGIVPSRRTEPRLRDEDQPEP; from the coding sequence GTGAGAATCCGCCGCGCGATCGCCCGCGCCTTCTGGGCCGTGAGTCGCTGGCGCCTCCGCACCGAGGGCCCGCCGACCGGCCCGAGCATCCTGCTCGGCGTCCCGCACACGTCCAACTGGGACTTCGTGCTCATGCTCGCGATCGCCTGGGAGGCGGGCATCCACGTCCGCTGGCTCGGCAAGAGCTCGCTCTTTCGCGGCCCGGCGGGACCCGTGATGCGCGCCCTGGGGGGCATCCCCGTCGACCGCGGCGACCCGAGCCGCGTGGTGCGCGACGTCGTCGCCCGGGTCCACGCGGGCGAGACGTTCTCGCTGGTCGTCACACCCGAGGGCACCCGCGGCGCCGGCACCTACTGGAAGTCCGGCTTCTACCGCATCGCCCGCGAGACCGGCCTGCCCGTCACACTGGGCTACGTGGATCGCACCACGATGACCAGCGGCCTCGGCCCGACGATCGTGCTCACCGGCGACGTCCGCGCCGACATGGACGTCATCCGCGCCTTCTACGCCGACAAGTCCGGCATCGTCCCCTCTCGTCGCACCGAGCCCCGCCTGCGCGACGAGGACCAGCCCGAGCCGTGA